A stretch of DNA from Chitinivibrionales bacterium:
CATTGTAAAAACTCCGTAATGCTGTACTAAGGAACCCGTCTGAACCGTGTATGGGCCAGGATGAGTTCCAGGATTAAAATTACGCTTCCCCATAACAGCCAGGGGAAGAATCGTTCCGCATAGGTTGTAAATGATTTTGTTTTTATTTCGGTTTTTTCCATTTTGTCGATAGTGTCGTAAATTTCCTGAAGCTTTTCGGGATCGTTTGCCCTGAAAAACATTCCCTTTGTCGTCGTTGCGATATCGACCAGAGACTGTTCATCCAGCTCCGATTCGACAAGCTGCACCTGGGAGCTTACTTTACCGGTCCACGGATTGCGCACCTGAAAGGGATAGGGTACTTTGCCTTCCTTCCCTACGCCGATCGTGTAGATTTTGATCCCCAGTGCACCGGCAGCTTCGGCTGCAGTGAGTGGGGCGATTTCACCACGGTTATTGGCCCCGTCGGTCAGAAGAATGACCACCTTGCTTTTGGCATAGGAATCCTTGATCCGGTTTGCGGCAGTTGCTACGGCCGTCCCGATAGCGGTGCCGTCCTCGATTTCATTGAACGTTACTTCATCTAAGAACTGAACAAGGATATTGTAATCGAGGGTTAATGGGCATTTAGTATAGCTTCTTCCGGCAAACACAACCAGGCCGATCCGGTCGTGCTCCCGCTTTTGAATGAAGTTTTTGATCGTTTCCTTTGCCACATGCAGCCGGTTCTGAGGTTTGAAATCGAGAGCCCGCATGCTGGTGGAGGCATCAAGAACCAAAATTATATCAACACCTTCGGTGCTGACCTCTTCTTCGGTATTTCCCTTTTGCGGACGGGCGAGTGCAACAATAAGCAGGCCAACCCCGATAACTCTGAGCACAATTGTGGTATGGCGAAGTTTCACCCAGGGCGATTGAGGAAGCTTTTTGATTAGTGACAAGTCTGAAAATCTGACGGTTGGTCTCAGGCGCTTTTCCCGAAGTACGTATACCCATATCATGGGAATCCAGATAAGGAGCAGCCAGAGAAATGCAGGATCTTTTAAACGCATAGACTATTTGCTTTGCTCTTCGGTTGATGGCTCCCGGTTTTGGGCCGGTTGGTTTCTGTCGGACCGATTTGCCTCTTTCCTTCCGGTAAGATCAGGACGGGTTTTTTCTACAAAGTTCCGGGCCTCTTTTTCGAGCGTATACAAGGTATCCATATCAGGAACATACCGGGCAAATTTAATCGGATCGCTTGTTTTAAAGAACCATTGGGCTTTTTTCTTCGGTTCCGGTTCGATTTGAGCCTGCTCGAGCCATTCAAGCATCTCCCCGGTGGTATATTCCGCAGCAAAAACATCATACCGCCGGCTGATATATCGTTTGAGGATATCGGAAAGCCCAAAAGTAAAGGGTTTGACATGCCCTTGTTTGAGATACTGCTTTGTTTCGAGATCTTTCAGGGCCATAATCGCCTCTTCATAGGGTGGTTTCGGCGGCGGTGGTGGTGCAACCCACCGTCGCTTGCCCCAATGAAATTTTGCACCGAGAATAAATCCGGTTATCACATAAAGAGCCAGGCCGATCCAAAGCCATATCAGCGGGCGATTGCCGGCAACCTGTTGCGGTTTCAAATCTTTCAGGTCGGCAGTGTCGGCTGTTATGACCGAATGGACTCTGAGTGGGACCGGTTTGGTCATGATCGTATCGGGAATATTTTCTTCAACGATAACGTATGGAAGGGCCGGGATAGAGCAGGGCTCGACTTTATAGGTTGTCAGCATATACCGGTACACAAGTGTGTCTCTTTTAGTCTTGCGGTCGAGTTCAACCTGGTCTTCACGATAGTCTTTTACCGCCAGAATGCCGAAATCCTGTTCGATTTCAGGAGGAACAACCGTGACATTTTTCGGAACGGTAAGGGTGACGGTATATTCAATCCGGTCGCCGACAGTAAGGCTGTCGCTGCTGAGGGATGTTGTGAGCGTTGCGGCGGTGGCTGTAAAT
This window harbors:
- a CDS encoding VWA domain-containing protein; amino-acid sequence: MRLKDPAFLWLLLIWIPMIWVYVLREKRLRPTVRFSDLSLIKKLPQSPWVKLRHTTIVLRVIGVGLLIVALARPQKGNTEEEVSTEGVDIILVLDASTSMRALDFKPQNRLHVAKETIKNFIQKREHDRIGLVVFAGRSYTKCPLTLDYNILVQFLDEVTFNEIEDGTAIGTAVATAANRIKDSYAKSKVVILLTDGANNRGEIAPLTAAEAAGALGIKIYTIGVGKEGKVPYPFQVRNPWTGKVSSQVQLVESELDEQSLVDIATTTKGMFFRANDPEKLQEIYDTIDKMEKTEIKTKSFTTYAERFFPWLLWGSVILILELILAHTRFRRVP